From Aerosakkonema funiforme FACHB-1375, the proteins below share one genomic window:
- a CDS encoding zinc ribbon domain-containing protein, translating to MVALEDLQVGKMVKNHHLAKSISDIAQLRFRQWLEYVGKIFGVTVIAVAPHYTFQECSCSGEILKHSRDPGFPRCLHCGDVEERDVKTNKNILRAALCQQSRVNTHPDGLLHNKVPDSSP from the coding sequence TTGGTAGCTTTAGAAGATCTGCAAGTGGGAAAAATGGTGAAAAACCATCACCTAGCTAAATCGATTTCCGATATAGCCCAGTTAAGATTTCGTCAGTGGTTGGAGTATGTGGGAAAGATTTTTGGTGTAACGGTAATTGCTGTGGCACCTCATTACACTTTCCAGGAATGTTCCTGTTCTGGTGAAATTCTGAAACATTCCCGAGATCCCGGCTTTCCCAGATGTCTTCACTGTGGGGATGTGGAAGAGCGGGATGTCAAAACCAACAAAAATATTTTAAGAGCAGCGTTATGTCAACAAAGCCGAGTCAACACTCATCCAGATGGTTTGCTC